A single Bifidobacterium scardovii JCM 12489 = DSM 13734 DNA region contains:
- a CDS encoding dihydrofolate reductase — translation MEYDSSRSGYHEPEPGSAGLETAEDWGDDYPKTFSVNLIWAEARDKEGRAGAIGFEGGMPWHLAEDMKHFKELTVSHPVIMGRKTWESLGAKYRPLPNRDNIVISHDVNYHAPGATVVESLDDALDLARQEAIPDDGLDRSEIWVIGGAQLFRQALPLASKAYVTLLDAVVDADAYAPSLRDMVDSGMWHVVGESPWRKPADLSGNVAAYQFVTYQKAR, via the coding sequence ATGGAGTATGATAGTAGCCGCAGTGGCTATCACGAACCCGAGCCCGGATCTGCCGGGCTGGAAACCGCCGAGGATTGGGGCGATGACTACCCCAAGACCTTCTCGGTGAATCTTATCTGGGCCGAGGCCCGCGACAAGGAAGGTCGCGCCGGCGCCATCGGCTTCGAGGGCGGCATGCCGTGGCACCTGGCCGAGGACATGAAGCACTTCAAGGAGCTGACCGTCTCGCACCCGGTGATCATGGGCCGCAAGACGTGGGAGTCCCTGGGGGCCAAGTACCGCCCGCTGCCGAACCGCGACAACATCGTGATATCGCATGACGTGAATTACCATGCGCCGGGCGCCACGGTGGTGGAGAGCCTGGACGATGCGCTCGACCTCGCCCGCCAGGAGGCCATTCCCGACGACGGCCTTGATCGCAGCGAGATCTGGGTGATCGGGGGAGCGCAGCTGTTCCGCCAGGCCTTGCCGCTGGCGTCCAAGGCGTACGTGACGCTGCTGGACGCGGTGGTGGACGCCGACGCCTATGCGCCGTCGCTGCGCGACATGGTCGACTCCGGCATGTGGCATGTCGTGGGCGAAAGCCCATGGAGGAAGCCCGCCGACCTGAGCGGCAATGTGGCGGCGTACCAGTTCGTCACCTATCAGAAGGCCCGCTGA
- a CDS encoding OsmC family protein, whose translation MGKRLWVERNKDGSWDAFSDDGAHIKFGKGKGVFTPGDLVKIALAGCAALSSQFAIEHTLGEGKGARIVVDGTYDADSDAYINFNEQLVVDATDADLSDEDADKLKERITRHVDKGCTVKHTYVQETPVRMDVTIRR comes from the coding sequence ATGGGCAAGCGACTGTGGGTCGAGCGCAACAAGGACGGTTCATGGGACGCGTTCAGCGACGACGGCGCGCACATCAAGTTCGGCAAGGGCAAGGGCGTGTTCACCCCGGGCGACCTGGTCAAGATCGCGCTGGCCGGCTGCGCGGCGCTGTCGAGCCAGTTCGCCATCGAGCACACCCTCGGCGAGGGCAAGGGCGCACGCATCGTCGTGGACGGCACGTATGACGCCGACAGCGACGCCTACATCAACTTCAACGAGCAGCTGGTCGTCGACGCGACCGACGCCGATCTGAGCGACGAGGACGCGGACAAGCTCAAGGAGCGCATCACCCGCCATGTGGACAAGGGATGCACCGTCAAGCACACGTACGTCCAGGAGACGCCGGTGCGCATGGACGTGACGATCCGGCGCTAG
- a CDS encoding thymidylate synthase has product MPYEDLVRRILTEGTLKSDRTGTGTISLFGQQMRFDLKDSFPLLTTKTVFFKGIAYELLWFLKGSSNIRWLQEHNVHIWDEWADENGDLGPVYGVQWRSWPAPTPEDPNRTIDQISNVLDLVKHHPDSRRMVVTAWNPAEVENMALPPCHALFQFYVADGRLSCQLYQRSCDMFLGVPFNIASYSLLTLMIAQQAGLEPGEFVWTGGDCHVYDNHVDQVLEQLGRDPYPYPRIAIRKADSLFDYAYEDFEIVGYRHHPSIKAPVAV; this is encoded by the coding sequence ATGCCGTACGAGGATCTGGTGCGCAGGATCCTGACCGAAGGCACCCTGAAGTCCGATCGCACGGGCACCGGCACGATCTCGCTGTTCGGCCAGCAGATGCGCTTCGATCTGAAGGACAGCTTCCCGCTGTTGACCACCAAGACGGTGTTCTTCAAGGGCATCGCCTATGAGCTGCTGTGGTTCCTCAAGGGCTCTAGCAACATCCGCTGGCTGCAGGAGCACAACGTGCACATCTGGGACGAGTGGGCCGACGAGAACGGCGATCTCGGCCCGGTCTACGGCGTGCAGTGGCGCAGCTGGCCGGCGCCGACCCCGGAGGATCCGAACCGCACCATCGATCAGATCAGCAACGTGCTCGATCTGGTGAAGCACCATCCGGACTCGCGCCGCATGGTCGTCACCGCGTGGAATCCGGCCGAGGTCGAGAACATGGCGCTGCCCCCGTGCCACGCCCTGTTCCAGTTCTACGTGGCCGACGGGCGGTTGAGCTGCCAGCTGTACCAGCGCAGCTGCGACATGTTCCTCGGCGTGCCGTTCAACATCGCCTCGTATTCGCTGTTGACGCTGATGATCGCGCAGCAGGCCGGGCTCGAGCCCGGCGAATTCGTCTGGACCGGCGGCGACTGCCATGTGTACGACAACCACGTCGATCAGGTGCTCGAGCAGCTGGGGCGCGACCCGTACCCGTACCCGCGCATCGCCATCCGCAAGGCCGATTCGCTGTTCGACTACGCGTACGAGGACTTCGAGATCGTCGGCTACCGGCACCATCCCTCGATCAAGGCGCCGGTGGCGGTCTGA
- a CDS encoding C40 family peptidase: MNTKRGISLFAAVAAASCVFAFTVPSAEAADDNAVVTSSRSFPKTQSVRKNLFAESTSTSAGENENWGGVENLDVPQTESQAERDAKAAAEAAAQAAAEAQAQAAAQAQAQAASRSSQRETLSSSSQSSSSSSSSGAVSAPASASAQAVASYASQFVGAPYVYGGSSPSGWDCSGFVAYVYSQFGISLPRTSGAQAAVGTAVGSIAEAQPGDIIANSAHAAIYIGNGLVVNALNPAQGTQITGLGVFNGGYSIRRVL, encoded by the coding sequence ATGAATACGAAACGTGGTATCTCTCTGTTCGCGGCGGTTGCAGCCGCGAGTTGTGTGTTTGCCTTCACGGTGCCGTCCGCCGAGGCTGCGGACGATAATGCCGTCGTGACCTCTTCGCGTTCCTTCCCGAAGACGCAGTCCGTGAGAAAGAATCTGTTCGCCGAGTCCACGTCCACCAGTGCCGGTGAGAACGAGAACTGGGGCGGCGTCGAGAACCTCGACGTGCCGCAGACCGAGTCCCAGGCCGAAAGGGACGCCAAGGCGGCCGCGGAGGCCGCAGCCCAGGCCGCTGCCGAGGCGCAGGCCCAAGCCGCGGCTCAGGCGCAGGCTCAGGCGGCGAGCCGTTCGTCGCAGCGTGAGACGCTGTCCTCGTCCTCGCAGTCCTCATCTTCGTCCTCGTCCTCCGGCGCGGTGTCCGCCCCGGCCAGTGCCAGCGCGCAGGCCGTGGCCTCCTATGCCTCGCAGTTTGTCGGGGCTCCCTATGTGTACGGCGGTTCCTCCCCCAGCGGTTGGGACTGCTCCGGCTTCGTGGCCTATGTGTACTCACAGTTCGGCATCAGCCTGCCGCGTACCTCCGGTGCGCAGGCGGCGGTCGGCACCGCGGTCGGTAGCATCGCCGAGGCGCAGCCGGGCGACATCATCGCCAATTCCGCCCACGCGGCCATCTACATCGGCAACGGTCTGGTGGTCAATGCGCTGAATCCGGCGCAGGGCACCCAGATCACCGGTCTTGGCGTGTTCAACGGAGGGTATTCCATCCGTCGCGTGCTGTAA
- a CDS encoding low molecular weight protein-tyrosine-phosphatase, whose translation MTQDHPYTVMTVCTGNICRSPMAEIILRAEFESRGLADRVRVMSSGVSDEEYGNPIDRRAVRVLKADGYEIPTHHFAHRITREEIEESDLFLPMTASHMRALLRQLPADKRGSVHMYRSFDPNLPAVTPGREDAIDLVDPWYGGPREFQVAIDQIKEVAPYIVDWVETQL comes from the coding sequence ATGACGCAAGATCACCCGTATACCGTGATGACCGTATGCACCGGCAACATCTGCCGCTCGCCGATGGCCGAGATCATCCTGCGCGCCGAATTCGAAAGCCGCGGGCTTGCCGATCGCGTGCGCGTGATGTCCAGCGGCGTGTCCGACGAGGAGTACGGCAACCCGATCGACCGGCGCGCGGTGCGCGTGCTCAAGGCCGATGGCTACGAGATTCCGACGCATCATTTCGCGCACCGGATCACGCGCGAGGAAATCGAGGAGAGCGATCTCTTCCTGCCGATGACCGCCTCGCACATGCGCGCCCTGCTGCGCCAGCTGCCCGCCGACAAGCGGGGCAGCGTGCACATGTACCGCAGCTTCGACCCGAACCTGCCTGCGGTGACCCCCGGCCGCGAGGACGCCATCGATCTGGTCGACCCGTGGTATGGCGGTCCGCGCGAGTTCCAGGTCGCCATCGACCAGATCAAGGAAGTCGCGCCGTATATCGTCGACTGGGTCGAGACGCAGCTGTAA
- the serC gene encoding phosphoserine transaminase: MSNAIDIPQSILPEDGRFGSGPSKIRPEQAQALYDGGATLLGTSHRQTPVRQLVASIREGLTSFFHAPDGYEIALGNGGASAFWDIACASLITRRAAFGTYGSFSAKFAKSAASAPFLEEPVIYQGEPGTYRLPEFTEGVDAYCWAHNETSTGVAAPVTRVPGSLEQQALTLVDGTSAAGALPVDVSATDAYYFSPQKAFGSDGGLWLAVLSPAAIERAASVEHSATLEGARRWVPPFLSLTSAIDNARKDQTLNTPSVATLIMLENQVRWLNDNGGMDWSTARCAKSASILYSWAEHSDYARPFVADEQARSHSVVTIDLDDAISASQVVSALRDNGIVDTSGYRKLGRNQLRIGVFPSVEPADVAALTACIDYVVDHLQS; this comes from the coding sequence ATGAGCAATGCAATTGACATCCCCCAGTCCATCTTGCCCGAAGACGGCCGTTTCGGCTCCGGCCCGAGCAAGATCCGCCCCGAGCAGGCACAGGCCCTGTATGACGGCGGCGCCACGCTGCTGGGCACCTCGCACCGCCAGACGCCGGTCAGGCAGCTGGTCGCCTCGATCCGCGAGGGGCTGACGTCGTTCTTCCACGCGCCGGACGGCTACGAGATCGCACTCGGCAACGGCGGCGCCAGCGCATTCTGGGATATCGCATGCGCCTCGCTGATCACTCGCAGGGCCGCGTTCGGCACCTACGGCTCCTTCAGCGCCAAATTCGCCAAGTCGGCCGCCTCGGCGCCGTTCCTCGAGGAACCGGTGATCTATCAGGGCGAGCCGGGCACCTATCGGCTTCCCGAGTTCACCGAAGGCGTGGATGCCTACTGCTGGGCGCACAACGAGACCTCTACCGGCGTGGCCGCCCCGGTGACCCGCGTCCCCGGCAGTCTCGAGCAGCAGGCGCTCACGCTGGTCGACGGCACCAGCGCCGCCGGCGCGCTGCCGGTCGACGTGTCGGCCACCGACGCCTATTACTTCTCCCCGCAGAAGGCCTTCGGCTCCGACGGCGGCCTGTGGCTGGCCGTGCTCTCCCCCGCCGCCATCGAGCGCGCGGCCAGCGTGGAGCACAGCGCCACGCTGGAGGGTGCCCGCCGGTGGGTTCCTCCGTTCCTGTCGCTGACCTCCGCCATCGACAACGCACGCAAGGACCAGACACTGAACACCCCGTCCGTCGCCACGCTGATCATGCTGGAGAACCAGGTCCGCTGGCTCAACGACAACGGCGGCATGGACTGGTCCACCGCACGCTGCGCCAAGTCGGCGTCCATTCTGTATTCGTGGGCCGAGCACTCGGACTACGCGCGTCCGTTCGTCGCCGACGAGCAGGCGAGATCGCATTCGGTGGTGACCATCGACCTCGATGACGCCATCAGCGCCAGCCAGGTGGTCTCGGCGCTGCGCGACAACGGCATCGTGGACACCTCCGGCTACCGCAAGCTCGGCCGCAACCAGCTGCGCATCGGCGTGTTCCCCTCCGTGGAACCGGCCGACGTGGCGGCGCTGACCGCGTGCATAGACTACGTTGTCGATCATCTGCAGTCATGA
- the trmB gene encoding tRNA (guanosine(46)-N7)-methyltransferase TrmB, which produces MTTQDDDKPALYGRKVLSFVRRSGRLDDRLQRAWDRYADRYLLDAAAGEGSLNVRDDVRFDADFVRNAWGNDNPLIVEIGTGQGENIVAAAAARPDVNFLALEVYDPGVAHTLLLAGKQDLGNIRIAQVNAPELFAHADAGVVGEVWTFFPDPWPKMKHHKRRIVQPELAASVRHALADGGVWRIATDIEDYALHVHEVMDGIAGFENAGGLTVSLPTGHVGKGNAELAADMPHADFAESERFGGRVLTNFEKKGLAAGRTIHDFTYRAV; this is translated from the coding sequence ATGACTACTCAAGATGATGACAAGCCGGCGCTGTACGGCCGCAAGGTGCTGTCGTTCGTCCGCCGCTCGGGCCGCCTGGACGACCGTCTGCAGCGGGCATGGGACCGGTACGCCGACCGATACCTGCTGGACGCCGCGGCGGGCGAGGGCTCGCTGAACGTGCGCGACGACGTGCGGTTCGACGCCGACTTCGTGCGGAACGCATGGGGCAACGACAATCCGCTGATCGTGGAGATCGGCACCGGGCAGGGCGAGAACATCGTGGCGGCCGCGGCCGCGCGCCCCGACGTGAATTTTCTGGCGCTGGAAGTGTACGACCCCGGCGTCGCGCACACGCTGCTGCTGGCCGGCAAGCAGGATCTGGGCAACATCCGCATCGCGCAGGTGAACGCGCCCGAGCTGTTCGCGCATGCCGACGCCGGCGTGGTCGGCGAAGTGTGGACCTTCTTCCCCGACCCCTGGCCCAAGATGAAGCACCACAAGCGCCGCATCGTGCAGCCGGAGCTCGCCGCGAGCGTGCGGCACGCGCTGGCGGACGGCGGGGTGTGGCGCATCGCCACCGATATCGAGGACTACGCGCTGCATGTGCACGAGGTGATGGACGGCATCGCCGGGTTCGAGAACGCCGGCGGGCTGACGGTCAGCCTGCCGACCGGGCACGTCGGCAAAGGCAACGCCGAACTCGCCGCGGACATGCCGCACGCCGACTTCGCCGAATCCGAACGCTTCGGCGGCCGGGTGCTCACCAATTTCGAGAAGAAGGGCCTCGCCGCCGGCCGCACGATCCACGACTTCACCTATCGCGCGGTGTGA
- a CDS encoding ABC transporter substrate-binding protein, whose protein sequence is MLRVRLEYVHPWTNHAGMYLARERGLYAERGIDVEFTSGDFYRGDPAYLLARGEVDIALVRLNQLLFHQQGESSLLSFAVMNQCQIGGIITNKSTGITRFRDLEGKRVCIPMGVKRLYTELQQAVEKDGGDFSKLITIDPGEWEPDIRSVERGEFDAFINVAWWEPYQGSEPFDQLVVLPFDAIDVAPHHSYFVSVRREMLDRNPQLVRNFAEATAQGYAMAREDPAAAVHALQPPLCHIDPKVIAASLEAVTPSWFDADGNWGTANIDMVRSYTTWMAENGHLNVQLDRALASIDGGCITNALLPHSNDPMPQPLHLEEAV, encoded by the coding sequence ATGCTCAGAGTCCGTCTGGAATATGTGCATCCCTGGACCAACCACGCCGGCATGTACCTGGCCCGCGAGCGCGGCCTGTACGCCGAGCGCGGCATCGACGTCGAGTTCACCAGCGGCGACTTCTACCGCGGCGACCCCGCCTACCTGCTGGCGCGCGGCGAGGTGGACATCGCCCTGGTGCGCCTCAACCAGCTGCTGTTCCACCAGCAGGGCGAGTCGTCGCTGCTCTCGTTCGCCGTGATGAACCAGTGCCAGATCGGCGGCATCATCACCAACAAGTCCACCGGCATCACGCGATTCCGCGACCTGGAGGGCAAGCGCGTCTGCATCCCCATGGGCGTCAAGCGCCTGTACACGGAGCTGCAGCAGGCCGTCGAGAAGGACGGCGGCGACTTCTCCAAGCTGATCACGATCGACCCGGGCGAGTGGGAGCCGGATATCCGCTCCGTGGAGCGCGGCGAATTCGACGCGTTCATCAACGTGGCGTGGTGGGAGCCGTACCAGGGTTCCGAGCCGTTCGACCAGCTGGTCGTGCTGCCGTTCGACGCGATCGACGTGGCGCCGCACCACTCGTACTTCGTGTCCGTGCGCCGCGAGATGCTCGACCGCAACCCGCAGCTGGTCCGCAACTTCGCCGAGGCGACCGCGCAGGGCTATGCGATGGCCAGGGAGGATCCCGCGGCCGCGGTGCACGCGCTGCAGCCGCCGCTGTGTCACATCGACCCGAAGGTCATCGCCGCCTCGCTCGAGGCCGTGACCCCGTCCTGGTTCGACGCCGACGGCAACTGGGGCACCGCGAACATCGACATGGTGCGCAGCTACACGACGTGGATGGCCGAGAACGGGCATCTGAACGTGCAGCTCGACCGCGCGCTCGCCTCGATCGACGGCGGATGCATCACGAATGCGCTGCTGCCGCACTCGAACGACCCGATGCCGCAGCCGCTGCACCTCGAGGAAGCCGTCTGA
- a CDS encoding CHAP domain-containing protein, which translates to MRHGAHKASQSSNKTIRTSRTLFAASRGSHRATAVAMMQPADGGAALLGIDQALADKLNEVAPQTRRAMRQAARAAERRSHIIASASLAALVGTAASTIALANPADTSRPLAQDPSTTTTQLQRVNTNVASRSESRTPLSELSSTVASDSGEADASQSGSDAADSSNASAASGQATDQTTNEGDWQLGDAGSTLNVNNVSRSNAHNPNVATLMDQDAGVVPDGFDPNHVTGENGGNAYPYGQCTWWVYQRRTEMGLPVGSYFGNGNMWADSARNLGYWVDNTPRHVGDMVVFQGGQFNADTTYGHVAIIEKINADGSIEISESNAKGLGVISSRTFSAADASQLQFVHY; encoded by the coding sequence ATGAGGCATGGAGCCCACAAGGCATCCCAAAGCTCGAATAAGACCATTCGGACTTCGAGGACGCTGTTCGCTGCCAGCCGCGGTAGTCATCGCGCGACCGCCGTTGCCATGATGCAGCCCGCCGACGGCGGCGCAGCGCTGCTGGGCATCGATCAGGCTCTGGCCGACAAGCTCAACGAGGTCGCGCCGCAGACCCGCCGCGCGATGCGTCAGGCCGCACGGGCGGCCGAACGTCGCTCCCATATCATCGCCTCCGCGTCCCTTGCGGCGCTGGTCGGCACCGCGGCCAGCACGATCGCTCTGGCCAATCCCGCCGACACGTCCCGCCCCCTGGCGCAGGACCCGTCGACCACGACCACGCAGCTGCAGCGCGTGAACACCAATGTCGCCTCGCGTTCCGAGAGCCGTACGCCGTTGAGTGAGCTGTCGAGCACGGTGGCGTCGGACTCCGGCGAAGCCGATGCGTCCCAGAGCGGCTCCGATGCCGCCGATTCCTCCAATGCGTCCGCGGCGAGCGGGCAGGCCACCGACCAGACCACCAACGAGGGTGACTGGCAGCTGGGCGACGCCGGCTCCACGCTGAACGTCAACAATGTGTCCCGCTCCAACGCGCACAATCCGAACGTCGCCACCCTGATGGACCAGGACGCCGGCGTGGTGCCGGACGGCTTCGATCCGAACCATGTCACCGGCGAGAACGGCGGCAACGCCTATCCGTACGGCCAGTGCACCTGGTGGGTATATCAGCGGCGCACCGAGATGGGCCTGCCGGTCGGTTCATATTTCGGTAACGGCAACATGTGGGCCGATTCGGCGCGCAACCTGGGCTACTGGGTGGACAATACGCCCCGCCACGTCGGCGACATGGTCGTCTTCCAGGGCGGCCAGTTCAATGCGGACACCACGTACGGGCACGTCGCGATCATCGAGAAGATCAACGCCGACGGCTCCATCGAGATTTCCGAGTCGAACGCCAAGGGGCTCGGCGTGATCTCCAGCAGGACGTTCTCCGCCGCCGACGCCTCGCAGCTGCAGTTCGTCCACTACTGA
- a CDS encoding sensor histidine kinase: MSQELSTVIVFVPFVIIAAAVIILALFWVYDRIRPLIDNFAVAKSAASGEDSDASDEHDDGREKSPRSPLRSAADWFRHLADRRRNDPDDGEEDLDDSTATLLSMLPTASMVVNREDEVIRANPAAYTLGVVDDERIVSAEVREAIRQVRESGGRRRFDLTTSTPERFVAAADRGPSGADPVEVYGVARPNWLKITVGRIDDRFVVVLIDDVSNAIRFSQVRDSFITNVSEQLLKPTQALSQLADSLQDDALDAEQISWNAHNVSAACGRLNRMVADLLLLIQAQEPVMPSSANRLNMMEQVRAACAKLEPQSERLGVQLSVTGDDALTVNGDGEQIRAAVSKLVSNAIVYSNRGGAVSVTASRSDDGTQAVVRVIDQGVGIDKDEQTRIFERFYRGTNQTPQSRDGIGLGLAIVKHVALAHHGGVAVWSSKGSGSTFSLSLPLAQ; encoded by the coding sequence ATGTCGCAGGAGCTTTCCACGGTTATCGTGTTTGTGCCGTTCGTGATCATCGCAGCCGCGGTGATCATCTTGGCGTTGTTTTGGGTGTACGACCGGATCCGTCCGCTGATCGACAACTTCGCGGTGGCCAAGTCGGCGGCGTCCGGCGAGGACTCCGACGCCTCCGACGAGCACGATGACGGGCGGGAGAAATCCCCCCGTTCCCCGTTGCGATCCGCGGCCGACTGGTTCCGCCATCTCGCCGACCGCCGTCGGAACGATCCCGATGACGGCGAGGAGGATCTGGACGACTCGACGGCCACGCTGCTGTCCATGCTGCCGACCGCGTCGATGGTGGTGAACCGCGAGGACGAGGTGATCCGGGCGAATCCCGCGGCCTATACGCTGGGCGTGGTCGACGATGAGCGTATCGTCAGCGCCGAGGTGCGCGAGGCGATACGGCAGGTGCGCGAGTCCGGCGGCCGCCGTCGCTTCGACCTCACCACCAGCACCCCGGAGCGCTTTGTCGCCGCGGCGGACAGGGGCCCGAGCGGCGCAGATCCCGTCGAGGTGTATGGCGTGGCGCGCCCGAATTGGCTGAAGATCACGGTCGGGCGCATCGACGATCGATTCGTGGTGGTGCTGATCGATGATGTGAGCAATGCGATTCGTTTCTCGCAGGTGCGCGATTCGTTCATCACCAATGTGTCCGAGCAGCTGCTCAAGCCGACGCAGGCGTTGAGCCAGCTGGCGGATTCCCTGCAGGACGATGCGCTGGACGCCGAACAGATATCGTGGAACGCCCATAACGTCAGTGCGGCGTGCGGCCGCCTGAACCGTATGGTGGCCGATCTGCTGCTGCTGATCCAGGCGCAGGAGCCGGTCATGCCGTCGTCCGCGAACCGGCTCAACATGATGGAGCAGGTACGCGCCGCGTGCGCCAAGCTGGAGCCGCAGAGCGAACGGCTCGGCGTGCAGCTCTCCGTCACCGGCGACGATGCGCTGACGGTCAACGGCGATGGCGAGCAGATCCGCGCGGCGGTGTCCAAACTGGTGTCCAACGCGATCGTCTACTCGAATCGCGGCGGCGCGGTGAGCGTGACGGCATCCCGCTCCGACGACGGCACGCAGGCGGTCGTCCGCGTGATCGACCAAGGCGTCGGCATCGACAAGGACGAGCAGACCCGCATCTTTGAGCGGTTCTACCGCGGAACGAACCAGACGCCGCAGTCGCGTGACGGCATCGGGCTCGGGCTGGCGATCGTCAAGCACGTGGCCCTGGCGCATCACGGAGGCGTGGCGGTCTGGAGCTCCAAGGGCAGCGGCAGCACCTTCTCGTTGTCGCTACCTCTGGCGCAGTGA
- a CDS encoding NlpC/P60 family protein, with the protein MLTTIVTALCVSVVAVPSANADINGTESTTSAVTSSRSFPSVVSARKDLFAEHASTAVEENTDWGGVENLDVPQTKSQAERDQEAAEAAAAQARAKAEQEQAQALAQAQSQAASRSQQRASVQQRYTVDDSSVSGSAGSMVNAAYALIGQHMDCTALVSAALAAAGINFHGYPEEYASVGQQVTDGTLKPGDILIYRYTGGWNGGAHWDHVALYVGGGKAIHGGWNGSTVAIAGTLNPDMVVRVF; encoded by the coding sequence ATGCTCACGACCATCGTCACAGCCCTGTGCGTATCCGTCGTCGCGGTACCGTCAGCCAATGCCGACATCAACGGTACCGAGTCCACCACCAGCGCGGTCACGTCCTCCCGTTCCTTCCCCTCCGTCGTCTCGGCCCGCAAAGACCTGTTCGCCGAGCACGCCTCCACCGCGGTCGAGGAGAACACCGACTGGGGTGGCGTCGAGAACCTCGACGTGCCGCAGACCAAGTCCCAGGCGGAGCGTGATCAGGAGGCCGCTGAGGCCGCCGCGGCGCAGGCCCGTGCCAAGGCCGAGCAGGAGCAGGCGCAGGCGTTGGCGCAAGCCCAATCCCAGGCGGCCAGCCGCAGCCAGCAGCGCGCATCCGTGCAGCAGCGCTACACCGTTGACGATTCCTCCGTTTCCGGCAGCGCCGGCTCGATGGTCAACGCCGCGTACGCGTTGATCGGGCAGCATATGGACTGCACCGCGCTGGTCAGCGCCGCACTCGCCGCGGCCGGCATCAACTTCCATGGATATCCCGAGGAGTACGCCAGCGTCGGCCAGCAGGTCACCGATGGCACGCTCAAGCCCGGCGACATCCTTATCTATCGGTACACCGGCGGCTGGAACGGCGGCGCGCACTGGGACCATGTGGCGCTGTACGTGGGCGGCGGCAAGGCCATCCACGGCGGCTGGAACGGCAGCACCGTGGCCATCGCCGGCACCTTGAACCCCGATATGGTCGTGCGCGTGTTCTGA
- a CDS encoding universal stress protein — translation MINDKAILVGVDGSHASYKATWWAANYAKHAGLTLQIVCAYSLPSYAAVSFDATYTAMGDDNAAHSDAQEILSKAKAIADEQGVEAATLIVTGDPASVFVELSRNYNLIVIGNRGKGGLAERLLGTTSSSLPAYAYCPIVVVPYTDDDGNLMHLNNTITKVAVGSDESKWGLKALEIAASFADAWGAELDVISAVPKVQGIDGESGVMESYMEDLDVRIKPLLEAHPDLKINKSVVPGSAVTALTKASYDHDVVVVGSRGRGGFTGLLLGSTSQGLLQHAVTPVYVVPRKYVEAAESRLDTVPSSPAEVPVKSLEEISGVEEIAVPTADAEVAKTIEAKIDPDRQ, via the coding sequence ATGATCAACGACAAGGCCATTCTTGTTGGCGTCGATGGTTCCCACGCCAGCTACAAGGCCACATGGTGGGCCGCGAACTACGCCAAGCATGCAGGGTTGACGCTGCAGATCGTGTGCGCATACTCACTGCCGAGCTATGCCGCGGTGTCCTTCGACGCCACGTACACCGCGATGGGGGACGACAATGCGGCGCACAGCGACGCGCAGGAGATCCTGTCGAAGGCCAAGGCCATCGCCGACGAGCAGGGCGTGGAGGCGGCCACGCTGATCGTGACCGGCGATCCGGCGTCCGTGTTCGTCGAGCTGTCCCGCAACTACAACCTGATCGTGATCGGCAACCGCGGCAAGGGCGGTCTGGCCGAGCGCCTGCTCGGCACGACGTCCTCGTCGCTGCCGGCCTATGCGTACTGCCCGATCGTCGTGGTGCCCTACACCGACGACGACGGCAACCTGATGCACCTGAACAACACCATCACCAAGGTGGCGGTCGGCTCCGACGAGTCCAAGTGGGGCCTCAAGGCGCTGGAGATCGCCGCGTCCTTCGCCGACGCGTGGGGCGCCGAGCTCGACGTGATCTCCGCCGTGCCGAAGGTGCAGGGCATCGATGGCGAAAGCGGCGTGATGGAATCCTACATGGAGGATCTCGACGTGCGCATCAAGCCGCTGCTGGAGGCGCATCCGGACCTCAAGATCAACAAGTCGGTCGTGCCCGGTTCCGCGGTCACCGCGCTGACCAAGGCCAGCTACGACCACGACGTCGTGGTCGTCGGCTCGCGCGGGCGCGGCGGATTCACCGGCCTGCTGCTCGGCTCCACCAGCCAGGGGCTGCTGCAGCACGCGGTCACCCCGGTGTATGTGGTGCCGCGCAAGTACGTGGAGGCGGCCGAAAGCCGCCTTGACACCGTGCCGAGCTCGCCCGCCGAAGTGCCGGTCAAGTCGCTCGAGGAGATCAGCGGCGTCGAGGAGATCGCGGTGCCCACGGCGGACGCCGAGGTCGCCAAGACCATCGAGGCCAAGATCGATCCCGATCGCCAGTAG